In the genome of Drosophila yakuba strain Tai18E2 chromosome 3R, Prin_Dyak_Tai18E2_2.1, whole genome shotgun sequence, one region contains:
- the LOC6537541 gene encoding E3 ubiquitin-protein ligase complex slx8-rfp subunit rfp2 isoform X3 has protein sequence MSDSTIFPFNLTTQLSIIAQSAESNVSSSSSNSSVSESSAESHLSQSADSNVSSSSSNSSVSESIASNSYFGSNTSVESHLSVNSNSSLDNQSPEESYLSVESDSSPTPNTSESFSAGEASNQLQSPQSNSSLNMSHDESHSVANWSLSNDDAHSQIRSLTQDVAQMEAELDSINRYCEEVVAQIDTLPTSTSTPTVVRGNRRRSAMNPVEIIDLSHLEFVPPVRSARNRAPDAVIDLCTPDGPRSRPVNLPSNDSFTIPSRRRVLAQSTENSPVVDLDDVSPPKRVYRDIDLSHKEDSYKCPVCMDSVTKREPVSTKCGHVFCRECIQTAISATHKCPMCNKKLTARQFFRIYL, from the exons ATGTCGGATTCGACTATCTTTCCTTTT AACTTAACTACTCAATTATCCATCATTGCTCAGTCAGCGGAAAGCAACGTATCCAGTTCGAGCTCCAACTCAAGTGTATCCGAATCTTCTGCGGAATCCCATTTATCTCAGTCAGCGGACAGCAACGTATCCAGTTCGAGCTCCAACTCAAGTGTATCCGAATCTATAGCTTCCAATTCATATTTCGGATCTAATACATCCGTGGAATCTCATTTATCTGTTAATTCTAATTCGTCCTTGGATAACCAATCACCAGAGGAGTCTTATTTATCTGTGGAATCAGACTCATCTCCAACACCCAATACCAGCGAATCTTTTTCGGCCGGAGAAGCTTCAAACCAACTGCAGTCACCGCAAAGCAATAGCTCCTTGAATATGAGCCACGATGAATCCCACTCTGTGGCTAACTGGTCTCTCTCGAATGACGATGCTCACTCGCAGATCAGATCACTTACCCAGGATGTGGCCCAGATGGAAGCAGAATTGGATAGCA TAAATCGCTACTGCGAGGAAGTTGTAGCACAGATTGATACCTTACCCACGAGTACCTCAACGCCAACAGTAGTGCGTGGAAATCGCCGCAGAAGTGCCA TGAATCCAGTAGAAATAATAGATCTGTCCCATTTGGAGTTTGTACCACCGGTTCGATCTGCTCGGAATCGTGCGCCCGATGCTGTCATAGATCTGTGCACTCCCGACGGGCCAAGAAGTCGCCCAGTCAATCTTCCCTCCAACGACTCCTTCACCATTCCTAGTCGTCGGCGCGTCTTGGCTCAGTCAACCGAAAATTCCCCGGTAGTGGATCTCGACGATGTGTCGCCACCAAAACGCGTTTATCGCGATATAGATCTGTCCCATAAAGAGGACTCATACAAGTGCCCCGTCTGCATGGACAGCGTAACGAAGCGCGAGCCAGTGTCAACCAAATGTGGACACGTCTTCTGCCGGGAATGTATCCAAACAGCCATCAGCGCTACGCACAAGTGTCCAATGTGCAACAAGAAGCTAACTGCACGTCAATTCTTTCGCATTTACTTGTGA
- the LOC6537538 gene encoding uncharacterized protein LOC6537538 isoform X2, producing the protein MASQGSSRLAQMQMRFQQRTQQEQELRRRELMSMKSSAENLATGAPSAATTRLIGNGKVRQMFDERRRGAGIDRSNPLKPIGTLPSPPAPSKSRPEPPMQRLVKGVSDMTVRDAPNAGRRITSDSNNNNKFATPRSTVNRNLKPVVTRKTPPAQEVTLPQRSPPPQRSPKAQTTNRLAGGSAVAPPATRVSPPVIRRAEPKFPVKKVNMDTTSAIPEGTALCRYCRRHFNTDRLAKHEAVCQRMVSTKRKIFDASKQRIEGTEAETFNKKSKGNRTRSTYSSAAQQKGLTTGVKKNNWRKKHEDFIQSIRAAKQVQLHLARGGKLSDLPPPPPSENPDYVQCPHCGRRFNEQAAERHIPKCVNMVHNKPRNGPATKRR; encoded by the exons ATGGCGTCACAAGGTTCCTCAAGGCTGGCGCAAATGCAG ATGCGTTTCCAGCAGCGCAcacagcaggagcaggagttgCGTAGACGGGAGCTGATGAGCATGAAGTCGAGTGCCGAGAATCTGGCCACTGGAGCGCCAAGTGCCGCCACCACCAGGTTGATCGGGAATGGGAAAGTGCGGCAGATGTTCGACGAACGTCGTCGCGGAGCGGGCATTGATCGCAGTAATCCCCTCAAGCCGATCGGCACTCTGCCCTCGCCACCAGCCCCATCGAAATCTCGCCCAGAGCCACCGATGCAGCGTCTTGTCAAGGGCGTGTCAGACATGACCGTGCGGGATGCACCCAATGCAGGCAGGAGGATTACCAGCGAtagcaataataacaataagtTCGCCACTCCAAGGAGTACAGTGAACCGGAACCTGAAGCCCGTGGTCACGCGGAAGACACCGCCAGCTCAGGAGGTCACGCTGCCCCAACGTTCTCCCCCTCCACAACGCAGTCCCAAGGCTCAGACGACCAATCGATTAGCTGGAGGATCCGCTGTTGCGCCGCCAGCCACTCGTGTTTCTCCGCCAGTTATTCGACGG GCGGAGCCAAAATTCCCTGTTAAAAAGGTCAACATG GACACAACGTCGGCAATCCCAGAGGGCACCGCTTTATGCCGCTATTGCAGACGCCACTTCAACACGGATCGTTTGGCGAAGCACGAGGCGGTGTGCCAGCGCATGGTGAGCACCAAACGCAAGATATTCGACGCCTCCAAGCAACGGATCGAGGGCACCGAAGCCGAGACGTTCAACAAAAAGTCAAAGGGCAATCGCACACGTTCCACGTACAGTAGTGCTGCCCAGCAGAAGGGTCTGACCACAGGGGTAAAGAAGAACAACTGGCGCAAGAAGCATGAGGACTTTATTCAGTCGATTAGAGCGGCCAAGCAGGTTCAGTTGCACTTGGCGCGCGGCGGTAAGTTGAGCGAcctgccaccgccgccgccttCGGAGAATCCAGACTACGTCCAGTGTCCCCACTGCGGTCGCCGATTCAACGAACAGGCCGCAGAGCGGCATATCCCCAAGTGCGTTAACATGGTGCACAACAAGCCCCGGAACGGTCCCGCGACAAAGAGGCGTTGA
- the LOC6537541 gene encoding secreted protein CSS1 isoform X4, with protein sequence MSDSTIFPFNLTTQLSIIAQSAESNVSSSSSNSSVSESSAESHLSQSADSNVSSSSSNSSVSESIASNSYFGSNTSVESHLSVNSNSSLDNQSPEESYLSVESDSSPTPNTSESFSAGEASNQLQSPQSNSSLNMSHDESHSVANWSLSNDDAHSQIRSLTQDVAQMEAELDSINRYCEEVVAQIDTLPTSTSTPTVVRGNRRRSAMVYFRQLFHL encoded by the exons ATGTCGGATTCGACTATCTTTCCTTTT AACTTAACTACTCAATTATCCATCATTGCTCAGTCAGCGGAAAGCAACGTATCCAGTTCGAGCTCCAACTCAAGTGTATCCGAATCTTCTGCGGAATCCCATTTATCTCAGTCAGCGGACAGCAACGTATCCAGTTCGAGCTCCAACTCAAGTGTATCCGAATCTATAGCTTCCAATTCATATTTCGGATCTAATACATCCGTGGAATCTCATTTATCTGTTAATTCTAATTCGTCCTTGGATAACCAATCACCAGAGGAGTCTTATTTATCTGTGGAATCAGACTCATCTCCAACACCCAATACCAGCGAATCTTTTTCGGCCGGAGAAGCTTCAAACCAACTGCAGTCACCGCAAAGCAATAGCTCCTTGAATATGAGCCACGATGAATCCCACTCTGTGGCTAACTGGTCTCTCTCGAATGACGATGCTCACTCGCAGATCAGATCACTTACCCAGGATGTGGCCCAGATGGAAGCAGAATTGGATAGCA TAAATCGCTACTGCGAGGAAGTTGTAGCACAGATTGATACCTTACCCACGAGTACCTCAACGCCAACAGTAGTGCGTGGAAATCGCCGCAGAAGTGCCA TGGTTTATTTTCGGCAACTATTTCATTTGTGA
- the LOC6537541 gene encoding E3 ubiquitin-protein ligase complex slx8-rfp subunit slx8 isoform X1, which yields MSDSTIFPFNLTTQLSIIAQSAESNVSSSSSNSSVSESSAESHLSQSADSNVSSSSSNSSVSESIASNSYFGSNTSVESHLSVNSNSSLDNQSPEESYLSVESDSSPTPNTSESFSAGEASNQLQSPQSNSSLNMSHDESHSVANWSLSNDDAHSQIRSLTQDVAQMEAELDSINRYCEEVVAQIDTLPTSTSTPTVVRGNRRRSAMNPVEIIDLSHLEFVPPVRSARNRAPDAVIDLCTPDGPRSRPVNLPSNDSFTIPSRRRVLAQSTENSPVVDLDDVSPPKRVYRDIDLSHKEDSYKCPVCMDSVTKREPVSTKCGHVFCRECIQTAISATHKCPMCNKKLTARQFFRIYLFFGNYFICDRSHPSLYGMLRIIKASTQQANNINSTSENMP from the exons ATGTCGGATTCGACTATCTTTCCTTTT AACTTAACTACTCAATTATCCATCATTGCTCAGTCAGCGGAAAGCAACGTATCCAGTTCGAGCTCCAACTCAAGTGTATCCGAATCTTCTGCGGAATCCCATTTATCTCAGTCAGCGGACAGCAACGTATCCAGTTCGAGCTCCAACTCAAGTGTATCCGAATCTATAGCTTCCAATTCATATTTCGGATCTAATACATCCGTGGAATCTCATTTATCTGTTAATTCTAATTCGTCCTTGGATAACCAATCACCAGAGGAGTCTTATTTATCTGTGGAATCAGACTCATCTCCAACACCCAATACCAGCGAATCTTTTTCGGCCGGAGAAGCTTCAAACCAACTGCAGTCACCGCAAAGCAATAGCTCCTTGAATATGAGCCACGATGAATCCCACTCTGTGGCTAACTGGTCTCTCTCGAATGACGATGCTCACTCGCAGATCAGATCACTTACCCAGGATGTGGCCCAGATGGAAGCAGAATTGGATAGCA TAAATCGCTACTGCGAGGAAGTTGTAGCACAGATTGATACCTTACCCACGAGTACCTCAACGCCAACAGTAGTGCGTGGAAATCGCCGCAGAAGTGCCA TGAATCCAGTAGAAATAATAGATCTGTCCCATTTGGAGTTTGTACCACCGGTTCGATCTGCTCGGAATCGTGCGCCCGATGCTGTCATAGATCTGTGCACTCCCGACGGGCCAAGAAGTCGCCCAGTCAATCTTCCCTCCAACGACTCCTTCACCATTCCTAGTCGTCGGCGCGTCTTGGCTCAGTCAACCGAAAATTCCCCGGTAGTGGATCTCGACGATGTGTCGCCACCAAAACGCGTTTATCGCGATATAGATCTGTCCCATAAAGAGGACTCATACAAGTGCCCCGTCTGCATGGACAGCGTAACGAAGCGCGAGCCAGTGTCAACCAAATGTGGACACGTCTTCTGCCGGGAATGTATCCAAACAGCCATCAGCGCTACGCACAAGTGTCCAATGTGCAACAAGAAGCTAACTGCACGTCAATTCTTTCGCATTTACTTGT TTTTCGGCAACTATTTCATTTGTGATAGAAGTCACCCATCATTATATGGAATGCTCAGAATTATTAAAGCATCGACACAACaggcaaataatataaattcaaCGAGTGAAAATATGCCGTAG
- the LOC6537538 gene encoding serine/arginine repetitive matrix protein 1 isoform X1 codes for MLRATDGNEDGDGELLQYDFESELGQDHILPLKLNESWAARRLMEALSHLPPSGNNSTYSAPMRFQQRTQQEQELRRRELMSMKSSAENLATGAPSAATTRLIGNGKVRQMFDERRRGAGIDRSNPLKPIGTLPSPPAPSKSRPEPPMQRLVKGVSDMTVRDAPNAGRRITSDSNNNNKFATPRSTVNRNLKPVVTRKTPPAQEVTLPQRSPPPQRSPKAQTTNRLAGGSAVAPPATRVSPPVIRRAEPKFPVKKVNMDTTSAIPEGTALCRYCRRHFNTDRLAKHEAVCQRMVSTKRKIFDASKQRIEGTEAETFNKKSKGNRTRSTYSSAAQQKGLTTGVKKNNWRKKHEDFIQSIRAAKQVQLHLARGGKLSDLPPPPPSENPDYVQCPHCGRRFNEQAAERHIPKCVNMVHNKPRNGPATKRR; via the exons ATGTTGCGAGCGACGGACGGGAACGAGGACGGAGACGGAGAGCTCCTTCAGTACGACTTCGAGTCCGAGCTCGGCCAGGATCACATCCTGCCCCTTAAGCTGAACGAGTCCTGGGCAGCCAGGCGCCTCATGGAGGCTTTGAGTCACCTGCCACCTAGTGGCAATAACAGCACTTATTCTGCACCC ATGCGTTTCCAGCAGCGCAcacagcaggagcaggagttgCGTAGACGGGAGCTGATGAGCATGAAGTCGAGTGCCGAGAATCTGGCCACTGGAGCGCCAAGTGCCGCCACCACCAGGTTGATCGGGAATGGGAAAGTGCGGCAGATGTTCGACGAACGTCGTCGCGGAGCGGGCATTGATCGCAGTAATCCCCTCAAGCCGATCGGCACTCTGCCCTCGCCACCAGCCCCATCGAAATCTCGCCCAGAGCCACCGATGCAGCGTCTTGTCAAGGGCGTGTCAGACATGACCGTGCGGGATGCACCCAATGCAGGCAGGAGGATTACCAGCGAtagcaataataacaataagtTCGCCACTCCAAGGAGTACAGTGAACCGGAACCTGAAGCCCGTGGTCACGCGGAAGACACCGCCAGCTCAGGAGGTCACGCTGCCCCAACGTTCTCCCCCTCCACAACGCAGTCCCAAGGCTCAGACGACCAATCGATTAGCTGGAGGATCCGCTGTTGCGCCGCCAGCCACTCGTGTTTCTCCGCCAGTTATTCGACGG GCGGAGCCAAAATTCCCTGTTAAAAAGGTCAACATG GACACAACGTCGGCAATCCCAGAGGGCACCGCTTTATGCCGCTATTGCAGACGCCACTTCAACACGGATCGTTTGGCGAAGCACGAGGCGGTGTGCCAGCGCATGGTGAGCACCAAACGCAAGATATTCGACGCCTCCAAGCAACGGATCGAGGGCACCGAAGCCGAGACGTTCAACAAAAAGTCAAAGGGCAATCGCACACGTTCCACGTACAGTAGTGCTGCCCAGCAGAAGGGTCTGACCACAGGGGTAAAGAAGAACAACTGGCGCAAGAAGCATGAGGACTTTATTCAGTCGATTAGAGCGGCCAAGCAGGTTCAGTTGCACTTGGCGCGCGGCGGTAAGTTGAGCGAcctgccaccgccgccgccttCGGAGAATCCAGACTACGTCCAGTGTCCCCACTGCGGTCGCCGATTCAACGAACAGGCCGCAGAGCGGCATATCCCCAAGTGCGTTAACATGGTGCACAACAAGCCCCGGAACGGTCCCGCGACAAAGAGGCGTTGA
- the LOC6537540 gene encoding vesicle transport protein SEC20, with protein sequence MDRDMFTLQSIRQDLIDNNLQAKAIIQDILNSRTSVSELEELNEAGRSKLSAIRKSIERLDDWARDTADVALAKEVDTHRDQFSKTLQAFRKANVSTMLEIEKANREELMAITGESELRQRTTTRTRHNQGSLVSQENDVTEKMLAISRHLSETTQKSAVTLETLVASSQNVEATSDELQNTASTITMSGKLLKKYGRRECTDKMLLFFAFSLFLACVFYIVQKRLF encoded by the exons ATGGACAGAGATATGTTTACTTTGCAGTCCATCCGGCAAGACCTGATCGACAACAATCTGCAGGCGAAGGCAATAATACAG GACATCCTGAACAGCCGCACCTCGGTCTCCGAACTGGAGGAGCTGAACGAAGCTGGTCGCTCCAAACTGTCTGCTATCCGCAAAAGCATCGAGCGGCTGGACGACTGGGCGCGGGACACGGCGGACGTGGCGCTGGCCAAGGAAGTGGACACCCACCGTGATCAGTTCTCCAAAACGCTGCAAGCGTTCCGAAAGGCTAACGTGTCCACTATGCTAGAGATCGAAAAGGCCAATCGAGAGGAGTTGATGGCCATTACCGGCGAGAGTGAACTGCGCCAACGGACCACGACACGTACACGGCACAACCAGGGAAGCCTGGTCTCACAGGAGAACGACGTGACCGAGAAGATGCTGGCCATATCCCGGCACCTCTCAGAGACCACCCAGAAGAGCGCAGTCACCCTGGAAACGCTGGTGGCCTCATCGCAGAATGTAGAGGCCACCAGCGACGAACTGCAGAACACGGCCAGCACCATTACCATGTCCGGCAAGCTGCTCAAGAAGTACGGACGACGTGAGTGCACTGACAAGATGCTGCTCTTCTTCGCCTTCTCATTGTTTCTCGCCTGTGTCTTTTACATCGTGCAGAAGCGACTCTTCTAG
- the LOC6537541 gene encoding secreted protein CSS1 isoform X5, whose product MSDSTIFPFNLTTQLSIIAQSAESNVSSSSSNSSVSESSAESHLSQSADSNVSSSSSNSSVSESIASNSYFGSNTSVESHLSVNSNSSLDNQSPEESYLSVESDSSPTPNTSESFSAGEASNQLQSPQSNSSLNMSHDESHSVANWSLSNDDAHSQIRSLTQDVAQMEAELDSSIKSLLRGSCSTD is encoded by the exons ATGTCGGATTCGACTATCTTTCCTTTT AACTTAACTACTCAATTATCCATCATTGCTCAGTCAGCGGAAAGCAACGTATCCAGTTCGAGCTCCAACTCAAGTGTATCCGAATCTTCTGCGGAATCCCATTTATCTCAGTCAGCGGACAGCAACGTATCCAGTTCGAGCTCCAACTCAAGTGTATCCGAATCTATAGCTTCCAATTCATATTTCGGATCTAATACATCCGTGGAATCTCATTTATCTGTTAATTCTAATTCGTCCTTGGATAACCAATCACCAGAGGAGTCTTATTTATCTGTGGAATCAGACTCATCTCCAACACCCAATACCAGCGAATCTTTTTCGGCCGGAGAAGCTTCAAACCAACTGCAGTCACCGCAAAGCAATAGCTCCTTGAATATGAGCCACGATGAATCCCACTCTGTGGCTAACTGGTCTCTCTCGAATGACGATGCTCACTCGCAGATCAGATCACTTACCCAGGATGTGGCCCAGATGGAAGCAGAATTGGATAGCAGTAT TAAATCGCTACTGCGAGGAAGTTGTAGCACAGATTGA
- the LOC6537539 gene encoding THO complex subunit 1, giving the protein MSTAVEVANTAPGKLANYFALQTSFEKALELAIKDGNVELLVKEYNSFPANTEHDKRLPMDHAFRVLLMNRLDDDVNRIGELVRLSVEATRAEIVSNTIPVVLLIDTFDVVTLDKCQKIFQFVEEMVEVWKEEIFFASCKNNILRMCNDLLRRLSRTQNTVFCGRIQLFLSKFFPFSERSGLNIVSEFNLDNFTEYGLDSKDHDESDNKELEDTAEDIPLKIDYDLYCKFWSLQDFFRNPNQCYNKAQWKMFQMHAENILQSFSSFKLEDVRQSSSDNASESDQAMDVDEEAVDTTAVTTVIKANHFFAKFLTNPKLLALQLSDANFRRAVLVQFLILFQYLQVSVKFKSDTYTLTADQSDFIKETETRVYKLLEETPPYGKRFSRTVHHMLAREEMWNNWKNEGCKEFKKPEEPTPSEEDLKPIPNKKPRRALGDALRDASRSGKFFLGNDNLTRLWNYSPDNLQACKSEQRNFLPLLETYLETPHEKVDPAFEWRALRLLARQTPHFFTSLSQPSSKISDYLEQVRKRLIRDKEPKPAALLSSNSSENSFGLSANNAQTEGEQDATVALQDGEPEQDLEVEDNEPVVEEVDELPSHEKPLMVTKEHIQEVAPLIGEPWMKVGKKIGFTNDELLFFQMEHPTANVACVEMLTNWISDDDDATLDNWAYMLEGLEMNKAAEAVKAIIEREKSGSTAAPPVPSASDNDVEVLSD; this is encoded by the exons atGAGCACCGCCGTAGAAGTGGCCAACACGGCTCCGGGAAAGTTGGCCAACTACTTTGCGCTACAGACGTCCTTTGAG AAAGCCCTTGAATTGGCCATCAAAGACGGCAACGTAGAACTGTTGGTAAAGGAGTACAACAGCTTTCCAGCCAATACCGAGCACGACAAGCGCTTACCCATGGACCATGCTTTCCGGGTGCTCCTGATGAATCGGCTGGATGACGATGTGAATCGCATTGGAGAGCTGGTGCGACTCTCCGTGGAAGCCACGCGGGCCGAGATTGTTTCTAACACCATACCCGTGGTGCTCCTGATCGACACCTTCGACGTGGTCACCTTGGACAAGTGCCAGAAGATATTCCAGTTTGTCGAGGAGATGGTGGAGGTATGGAAGGAGGAGATCTTTTTCGCCTCGTGCAAGAACAACATCCTTCGCATGTGCAACGACCTGCTGCGGCGACTTTCGCGCACCCAGAACACTGTCTTCTGTGGCCGCATCCAGCTCTTCCTCTCAAAGTTTTTTCCCTTCTCGGAGCGTTCTGGCCTGAACATCGTCTCCGAGTTCAACCTGGACAACTTTACGGAGTACGGTCTAGACAGCAAGGACCACGACGAAAGTGACAACAAGGAGCTGGAGGACACTGCTGAGGACATCCCTCTAAAGATCGACTACGATCTGTACTGCAAGTTTTGGTCGCTGCAGGACTTTTTCCGGAATCCCAACCAGTGCTACAATAAGGCGCAGTGGAAGATGTTCCAGATG CACGCTGAGAATATACTACAGTCCTTCTCGAGCTTCAAACTGGAGGACGTGCGTCAAAGTAGCAGCGACAATGCGAGCGAGTCTGACCAAGCAATGGATGTGGACGAAGAGGCCGTTGACACTACGGCGGTGACCACCGTCATTAAAGCGAACCACTTCTTTGCCAAGTTTCTAACCAATCCTAAGCTTTTAGCTCTGCAGCTCTCTGACGCAAATTTTCGACGTGCCGTTCTGGTGCAATTTCTGATACTATTTCAGTACCTGCAAGTCAGTGTAAAGTTTAAAAG TGATACTTATACTTTGACTGCAGACCAATCGGACTTTATTAAGGAAACAGAGACCCGTGTTTATAAATTGCTAGAGGAGACACCACCGTACGGTAAGCGGTTTTCGCGGACAGTGCACCACATGCTGGCCCGCGAAGAGATGTGGAACAACTGGAAGAACGAAGGCTGCAAGGAATTTAAGAAGCCGGAGGAACCAACTCCCAGCGAAGAGGATTTGAAGCCAATTCCGAATAAAAAACCACGACGCGCATTGGGCGATGCACTGCGCGATGCTTCCCGCAGCGGCAAGTTCTTTTTGGGAAA TGACAACCTAACACGTTTGTGGAACTACTCTCCAGATAACCTGCAGGCCTGCAAAAGCGAACAGCGTAACTTCCTACCGCTGTTAGAGACATATTTAGAAACGCCTCACGAAAAGGTAGATCCTGCATTTGAGTGGCGAGCACTGCGTTTGCTTGCGCGCCAGACTCCGCACTTCTTTACGTCGCTCTCTCAACCATCGAGCAAGATCTCCGATTATCTGGAGCAAGTGCGCAAACGTCTCATCCGGGACAAGGAGCCCAAACCAGCTGCCCTGTTATCCAGTAACTCTTCGGAGAACAGTTTTGGCCTGTCGGCCAACAACGCTCAAACGGAAGGCGAGCAGGATGCTACAGTCGCCCTTCAGGACGGTGAACCAGAGCAGGATCTTGAGGTAGAGGACAACGAACCTGTGGTGGAAGAAGTGGATGAGTTACCGTCGCACGAGAAACCCCTTATGGTTACAAAAGAGCACATCCAAGAGGTGGCGCCATTGATAGGCGAGCCATGGATGAAGGTGGGAAAGAAGATTGGGTTTACCAACGACGAGCTCCTCTTCTTTCAAATGGAGCATCCTACAGCGAACGTGGCCTGCGTTGAAATGCTGACAAACTGGATATCCGATGACGACGACGCCACTCTGGACAACTGGGCGTACATGCTAGAGGGATTGGAGATGAATAAGGCTGCCGAAGCGGTGAAGGCCATTATAGAGCGCGAAAAGTCCGGATCTACGGCCGCGCCACCCGTGCCTTCTGCCTCCGATAACGACGTAGAGGTGCTCTCCGATTAG
- the LOC120321699 gene encoding uncharacterized protein LOC120321699 — MRKSIIYILLWLLALSGVSFSSVLKQLFPDYNYQNPSWPQWYPDYYNRGYTQPQAERKVKSARSYKDICRLVNTNGFTNPGGVPRCPY; from the coding sequence ATGCGCAAGTCGATTATATACATTTTGCTGTGGCTTCTGGCGCTAAGCGGAGTCTCCTTTAGCTCTGTGCTCAAGCAACTTTTTCCCGACTATAATTACCAAAATCCTTCTTGGCCCCAGTGGTATCCTGACTATTACAACAGAGGTTATACGCAGCCACAGGCAGAACGGAAAGTTAAATCTGCGCGGTCATATAAGGACATCTGCAGGTTGGTTAACACCAATGGATTTACAAACCCCGGAGGAGTGCCTCGGTGCCCATACTAA
- the LOC6537541 gene encoding E3 ubiquitin-protein ligase complex slx8-rfp subunit slx8 isoform X2: MSDSTIFPFNLTTQLSIIAQSAESNVSSSSSNSSVSESSAESHLSQSADSNVSSSSSNSSVSESIASNSYFGSNTSVESHLSVNSNSSLDNQSPEESYLSVESDSSPTPNTSESFSAGEASNQLQSPQSNSSLNMSHDESHSVANWSLSNDDAHSQIRSLTQDVAQMEAELDSINRYCEEVVAQIDTLPTSTSTPTVVRGNRRRSAMNPVEIIDLSHLEFVPPVRSARNRAPDAVIDLCTPDGPRSRPVNLPSNDSFTIPSRRRVLAQSTENSPVVDLDDVSPPKRVYRDIDLSHKEDSYKCPVCMDSVTKREPVSTKCGHVFCRECIQTAISATHKCPMCNKKLTARQFFRIYFGLFSATISFVIEVTHHYMECSELLKHRHNRQII, encoded by the exons ATGTCGGATTCGACTATCTTTCCTTTT AACTTAACTACTCAATTATCCATCATTGCTCAGTCAGCGGAAAGCAACGTATCCAGTTCGAGCTCCAACTCAAGTGTATCCGAATCTTCTGCGGAATCCCATTTATCTCAGTCAGCGGACAGCAACGTATCCAGTTCGAGCTCCAACTCAAGTGTATCCGAATCTATAGCTTCCAATTCATATTTCGGATCTAATACATCCGTGGAATCTCATTTATCTGTTAATTCTAATTCGTCCTTGGATAACCAATCACCAGAGGAGTCTTATTTATCTGTGGAATCAGACTCATCTCCAACACCCAATACCAGCGAATCTTTTTCGGCCGGAGAAGCTTCAAACCAACTGCAGTCACCGCAAAGCAATAGCTCCTTGAATATGAGCCACGATGAATCCCACTCTGTGGCTAACTGGTCTCTCTCGAATGACGATGCTCACTCGCAGATCAGATCACTTACCCAGGATGTGGCCCAGATGGAAGCAGAATTGGATAGCA TAAATCGCTACTGCGAGGAAGTTGTAGCACAGATTGATACCTTACCCACGAGTACCTCAACGCCAACAGTAGTGCGTGGAAATCGCCGCAGAAGTGCCA TGAATCCAGTAGAAATAATAGATCTGTCCCATTTGGAGTTTGTACCACCGGTTCGATCTGCTCGGAATCGTGCGCCCGATGCTGTCATAGATCTGTGCACTCCCGACGGGCCAAGAAGTCGCCCAGTCAATCTTCCCTCCAACGACTCCTTCACCATTCCTAGTCGTCGGCGCGTCTTGGCTCAGTCAACCGAAAATTCCCCGGTAGTGGATCTCGACGATGTGTCGCCACCAAAACGCGTTTATCGCGATATAGATCTGTCCCATAAAGAGGACTCATACAAGTGCCCCGTCTGCATGGACAGCGTAACGAAGCGCGAGCCAGTGTCAACCAAATGTGGACACGTCTTCTGCCGGGAATGTATCCAAACAGCCATCAGCGCTACGCACAAGTGTCCAATGTGCAACAAGAAGCTAACTGCACGTCAATTCTTTCGCATTTACTT TGGTTTATTTTCGGCAACTATTTCATTTGTGATAGAAGTCACCCATCATTATATGGAATGCTCAGAATTATTAAAGCATCGACACAACaggcaaataatataa